The following proteins are encoded in a genomic region of Thioclava nitratireducens:
- a CDS encoding ferredoxin--NADP reductase encodes MMRLIRRALNGVTMYRLMVYYLGLLFVGGLAAGMTGATFLDPAGLLLSLVLAVASAWVTNRLFSIVLKLPTNSESVHITALILALIMPPADIADPTTLAAIVLASLAAIASKFILTIGHKHIFNPVALGAVVAGIGFNTPALWWVGGTQQLLPLVILGGLLVGYKIERLGMIAVYILSNLAAVIATTPPGMMGMALQQTLLYSPLFFAGFAMLTEPLTAAHGRWSRHVYAAIVGVLSCSNIHIGTLYFSPEMAFLVANIYAWAASPKGRFKMKLIGVEEIAANCYEFVFQSDRALKFRAGQYLDWTLGLPKSDTRGNRRTFTIASAPGATSVRVGVKFTPDGSEFKRGLLEMQEGDPIYGSQIAGTFVLPRQREKKLLFIAGGIGITPFRSMIADLLERGEKRDIVLVYANRSADEVAYRELLTRARSELGMKVVYAVSGAPGDASTLPGTVVEGRMDETKLRECVPDLDERRVYVSGASAMVAGFRKTLRNCGVRRRRIHTDAFSGL; translated from the coding sequence ATGATGAGGCTGATCAGACGTGCGTTGAATGGCGTCACCATGTATCGGTTGATGGTCTATTATCTCGGGCTCCTGTTCGTCGGCGGACTTGCCGCGGGGATGACTGGAGCGACATTCCTCGACCCTGCCGGTCTGCTTTTGTCGCTCGTGCTTGCGGTCGCGAGCGCATGGGTCACGAACCGGCTTTTCAGCATTGTGCTCAAGCTGCCGACGAATTCGGAATCCGTGCATATTACGGCCCTGATCCTCGCGCTCATCATGCCGCCAGCGGATATTGCCGACCCGACGACGCTCGCCGCGATCGTGCTCGCGTCGCTCGCAGCCATCGCCTCGAAATTCATCCTGACGATCGGGCACAAACACATCTTCAACCCGGTGGCGCTCGGTGCCGTCGTCGCGGGGATCGGGTTCAACACCCCGGCCTTGTGGTGGGTCGGCGGCACGCAGCAGCTGTTGCCTCTGGTGATCCTCGGCGGGCTGCTCGTCGGCTACAAGATAGAGCGCCTCGGCATGATCGCGGTCTACATCCTGTCGAACCTCGCGGCGGTCATCGCGACGACGCCCCCGGGCATGATGGGCATGGCGCTGCAACAAACGCTCCTCTACTCGCCGCTGTTCTTCGCCGGCTTCGCGATGCTCACCGAGCCCCTGACAGCCGCCCATGGCCGTTGGTCACGGCATGTCTATGCAGCCATCGTCGGTGTGTTGTCCTGCTCGAACATCCATATCGGGACGCTATATTTCTCTCCTGAAATGGCCTTCCTCGTGGCCAATATCTACGCCTGGGCCGCGAGTCCGAAGGGACGCTTCAAGATGAAGCTGATCGGTGTCGAGGAGATCGCAGCGAACTGCTACGAGTTCGTTTTTCAGTCGGACCGCGCCCTGAAATTCCGCGCGGGACAGTATCTCGACTGGACGCTGGGACTGCCGAAATCCGACACGCGCGGCAATCGCAGAACCTTCACCATCGCTTCAGCCCCCGGGGCGACTTCGGTGCGGGTCGGCGTCAAGTTCACCCCCGACGGCAGCGAGTTCAAGCGTGGGCTCCTGGAGATGCAGGAAGGCGACCCGATCTATGGCTCCCAGATCGCCGGCACCTTCGTCCTGCCCCGACAACGTGAGAAAAAGCTCCTCTTCATCGCGGGAGGGATCGGAATCACCCCGTTCCGGAGCATGATCGCCGATCTCCTCGAACGCGGCGAGAAACGCGATATCGTGCTGGTCTACGCGAACAGGTCGGCTGACGAGGTCGCATATCGAGAGCTGCTGACGCGCGCGCGAAGCGAACTCGGAATGAAAGTTGTCTACGCGGTTTCCGGAGCCCCCGGCGACGCCTCGACCCTCCCCGGCACGGTGGTCGAGGGCCGAATGGACGAGACGAAACTACGCGAATGCGTTCCCGATCTGGACGAACGGCGTGTCTACGTGTCCGGAGCGAGCGCGATGGTCGCCGGCTTCCGAAAGACACTTCGAAATTGCGGCGTCCGTCGCAGGCGGATTCACACGGATGCCTTTTCCGGACTTTGA
- a CDS encoding FMN-binding protein: MTRWKLPNALSASILAVLLSSTAASAGFFSSFSQPQALPDGAQYQDGTWTGSPVRQYYGYVQAQAHVKNGKISSIDILRAPTDRRTSRYINSKALPMLEREIVMAQNTNVSYISGATLTSQAFLNSVHDALRKSLK; encoded by the coding sequence ATGACGCGTTGGAAGTTACCAAATGCTCTTTCAGCCAGTATTCTCGCGGTGCTGCTAAGTTCGACCGCGGCATCGGCAGGTTTTTTCTCGAGCTTCTCGCAGCCTCAGGCGCTGCCTGACGGAGCGCAGTATCAGGATGGCACATGGACTGGTTCGCCCGTCCGTCAATACTATGGCTATGTGCAGGCCCAAGCCCATGTGAAAAACGGAAAAATTTCCTCCATCGACATCCTGAGGGCACCGACGGATCGCAGGACCAGCCGATATATCAACAGCAAGGCCCTGCCGATGCTCGAACGCGAGATCGTCATGGCGCAGAATACCAACGTCTCCTACATCTCCGGCGCTACGCTCACGAGCCAGGCTTTTCTGAACTCGGTCCATGATGCGCTGCGGAAATCCCTGAAATAG
- a CDS encoding FAD:protein FMN transferase, with amino-acid sequence MGMPITLDIPNSGHTGIHERVFDFFTDVDIRFSPFRPDSEVSRFNAGEVGESALSSQMRDVLEIAHRMREFTDGYFDIRRNDGTIDPSGVVKGWAILGAAQLIEREGFADFCIDAGGDIQVGGRDASRQEWSIGIRNPFAPQEIVKAVKPRGQGVATSGNYIRGDHIYDPHDRARRIEGPVSITVIGRDVLVADLHATAAFAMGDAGIYYIEDLEGVEAYQIHRDGTAVQTTGFKEFVFS; translated from the coding sequence ATGGGAATGCCGATCACGCTCGACATCCCGAATTCAGGGCACACAGGCATTCACGAGCGCGTGTTCGATTTCTTCACCGACGTCGATATACGCTTCAGTCCGTTCCGGCCGGACAGCGAAGTGTCGCGCTTCAATGCGGGCGAGGTCGGGGAGTCCGCACTCAGTTCCCAAATGCGCGACGTGCTGGAAATTGCGCATCGCATGCGAGAGTTCACGGACGGGTATTTCGACATAAGGCGCAACGACGGGACCATCGATCCCTCGGGTGTCGTGAAAGGATGGGCGATCCTCGGCGCGGCCCAATTGATCGAGCGAGAGGGGTTCGCGGATTTCTGCATCGACGCCGGTGGCGATATACAAGTCGGCGGACGCGATGCGTCGCGACAGGAATGGTCGATCGGTATCCGCAATCCTTTCGCGCCGCAGGAGATCGTCAAAGCCGTCAAGCCGAGGGGACAAGGCGTTGCGACCTCGGGAAACTACATCCGTGGCGATCACATCTATGACCCGCATGATCGCGCCCGCCGGATCGAAGGCCCCGTCAGCATCACCGTAATCGGAAGGGACGTCCTCGTCGCGGACCTGCATGCCACGGCGGCCTTCGCGATGGGTGACGCGGGCATTTACTACATCGAAGACCTCGAGGGCGTCGAAGCCTACCAGATCCACCGCGATGGCACGGCCGTGCAAACGACCGGTTTCAAGGAGTTTGTCTTCTCATGA
- a CDS encoding DUF1850 domain-containing protein, producing the protein MSASCLMVGAAMVALASDGQFSLQWMHSVEHEGWREHWQVTDHDTLRLVGAAVKGSGAGMEPGPGGHFEDGWWVWTTDGPDVPTLTLAASGATISGWTLCSKKCETIGADREAPIHIAPCD; encoded by the coding sequence ATGAGCGCCTCATGCCTGATGGTCGGCGCCGCGATGGTGGCGCTGGCGAGCGATGGTCAGTTCTCGCTCCAATGGATGCATTCGGTCGAGCATGAGGGCTGGCGCGAACATTGGCAGGTGACCGACCATGACACGCTGCGCCTCGTCGGCGCGGCGGTGAAAGGCTCGGGTGCTGGGATGGAGCCCGGCCCGGGCGGTCATTTCGAGGATGGCTGGTGGGTTTGGACGACCGATGGTCCGGATGTGCCCACGCTGACCCTCGCGGCTTCCGGTGCCACGATCTCGGGGTGGACGCTCTGCTCGAAGAAATGCGAAACCATAGGTGCCGATCGCGAGGCCCCGATCCACATCGCACCCTGCGACTGA
- a CDS encoding STM4504/CBY_0614 family protein produces the protein MAIVNLYSKRKRAKNRPADDVFSYDEASDTLRTQILQMFEEAAENYDPYRSRTDTFAIDPDLLANLVKALRREYGLRKLTPRVYDGEYLLELVQFISECDTDEFLDCVELFCRIVSNDKSVNSAVKEDLIAEVNHRLREAGLGYEYDKEIVRIDSKLVHGSVVKPVIHLLSSDPFFAGAESEFFSAFSHFKDGKHKEAIADALKSFESTMKSILTKRKWQFGPNDTASKLLQACFNHGLVPTYLQTQFTSLKSLLESGVPTVRNKTSGHGQGVSVQNPDEHLTSFALYMTAINIKFLIECDAALP, from the coding sequence GTGGCGATTGTAAACCTATATTCAAAAAGAAAACGGGCAAAAAACCGTCCCGCCGACGACGTTTTTAGTTACGACGAAGCCTCAGATACATTGCGCACGCAAATTCTACAAATGTTTGAGGAAGCGGCTGAAAATTACGATCCTTACAGATCGCGCACCGACACCTTCGCGATTGACCCAGACCTTCTTGCAAATCTGGTTAAAGCACTGCGGCGCGAATACGGCTTGAGAAAGTTGACCCCTCGGGTTTACGATGGCGAATATCTTCTTGAGCTTGTTCAGTTTATTAGCGAATGCGACACAGACGAGTTTCTCGATTGTGTGGAGCTATTCTGTCGGATTGTCTCAAACGACAAAAGCGTGAACTCAGCGGTCAAAGAAGACTTGATCGCTGAAGTGAACCACAGGCTTCGAGAAGCGGGTCTTGGCTATGAGTACGACAAAGAAATTGTTCGGATCGACTCGAAGCTTGTACACGGCAGCGTTGTTAAGCCTGTGATACACCTACTCAGCTCCGATCCTTTTTTTGCAGGGGCTGAAAGCGAGTTTTTTTCCGCATTTTCTCACTTCAAGGACGGAAAGCATAAGGAAGCAATTGCAGATGCTCTGAAGTCTTTCGAGAGCACGATGAAATCTATTTTGACGAAGAGAAAATGGCAATTTGGCCCGAATGACACGGCTTCCAAACTACTTCAAGCGTGCTTCAATCATGGTCTAGTACCGACTTATTTGCAAACACAGTTCACCAGCTTGAAGAGTCTGCTAGAGTCCGGGGTACCGACTGTTCGAAACAAAACGTCGGGGCACGGGCAAGGGGTAAGTGTTCAAAACCCAGACGAACACCTCACGTCCTTTGCTTTGTACATGACCGCGATCAACATCAAGTTCCTGATCGAATGCGATGCTGCGCTACCATGA
- a CDS encoding recombinase family protein has product MLIGYARTSTLDQKAGLEAQERDLIAAGCERVFVEQVSSVDVAKREKLTEALAFAREDDTLVVTKLDRLARSVAHLVEILGHLEAKGVALRILAMGIDTSTPTGKLMLTILGGVAEFEREIMLERQREGIAKAKAAGKYKGRAPTARAKADEVLRLHGEGVGGTEIAKRLGIGRASVYRILDDAKEGNSAASA; this is encoded by the coding sequence ATGCTGATAGGATACGCGCGGACCTCGACCCTCGACCAGAAAGCAGGGCTGGAGGCTCAGGAACGTGATCTAATCGCCGCCGGGTGCGAGCGGGTCTTCGTGGAGCAAGTCTCCTCGGTGGACGTGGCGAAGCGGGAGAAGCTAACTGAGGCGCTTGCCTTCGCTCGTGAAGATGACACGCTCGTTGTGACAAAGCTGGACCGTCTGGCTCGCTCCGTGGCGCATCTGGTGGAAATCCTCGGGCACCTTGAGGCGAAAGGTGTAGCGCTGCGCATCCTTGCAATGGGGATCGACACTTCGACGCCCACCGGCAAGCTGATGCTTACGATCCTTGGCGGCGTCGCCGAGTTTGAGCGCGAGATCATGTTGGAACGGCAGCGCGAAGGGATCGCAAAGGCGAAGGCTGCGGGCAAGTACAAGGGCCGCGCGCCGACTGCGCGGGCCAAGGCCGACGAAGTGTTGCGGCTTCACGGCGAGGGTGTCGGCGGAACCGAGATCGCCAAGCGCCTCGGCATCGGTCGGGCAAGCGTCTACCGCATTCTGGACGATGCAAAGGAGGGGAACTCCGCCGCCTCGGCTTGA